A section of the Macadamia integrifolia cultivar HAES 741 chromosome 9, SCU_Mint_v3, whole genome shotgun sequence genome encodes:
- the LOC122088413 gene encoding probable folate-biopterin transporter 8, chloroplastic codes for MIYTALINRNTFIPVTPGMQRPPANASLLHSNLIFSFDHRNRRVPLSSSKNSKNSIEPSTHLVKPIIITPDQVPPKNCNTKRNDRRTEHLQVGHQQMSILCGFGYWVQGFRCFPWLALNFHMAHTLNLHPSVLQLVQNSANLPMVAKPLFGVISDAVYIGGAHRIPYISIGVILQILSWGAIALVPVGGEVLPMLMACILMSNIGASITEVAKDALIAEYSQKHKLGGLQTYAFMALAAGGLLGNLLGGFFLSKTQQTRAMFLLFSLLLSVQLAVSLNAREDSLSLPQPSEHHLIRNSLSENLHKQFSNLLTAISEESISRPLIWIVASIAVVPILSGTTFCYQTQCLKLDPSIIGMSKVIGQFMLISATVMYNRYWKTVPMRKLMGTVQSVYAASLLLDLVLVKQINLKLGIPNEAYVLCMSGLAETIAQFKLLPFSVLFANLCPPGCEGSLTSFLASALCLSSIISGFMGVGLASLIGISYSDYTSLPMGIMLQFLAALLPMGLISSVPMSQSIAKGRRRGVSKRSRRNRRVGRMALDSVYAYRRLREYETEK; via the exons ATGATTTACACAGCTCTAATCAACAGAAACACATTCATCCCAGTGACCCCAGGAATGCAAAGACCTCCAGCAAATGCATCTCTTCTTCACTCCAATCTCATCTTCAGCTTTGACCACCGGAACCGAAGAGTACCGTTATCTTCCTCAAAAAACAGCAAGAACTCCATAGAACCAAGCACCCATCTTGTGAAACCCATCATTATAACCCCTGACCAAGTCCCACCAAAGAATTGCAATACCAAGAGAAATGACAGAAGAACAGAGCATCTCCAAGTTGGTCATCAACAGATGTCGATTCTATGTGGATTTGGGTATTGGGTCCAAGGTTTCAGGTGCTTTCCATGGTTGGCGCTCAACTTCCACATGGCTCACACCCTGAACTTGCATCCTTCGGTATTGCAGCTTGTGCAGAACTCCGCTAACCTACCCATGGTAGCCAAACCACTTTTTGGGGTAATTTCTGATGCTGTATATATCGGCGGTGCTCATAGAATACCTTATATCTCCATTGGAG TCATTTTGCAGATTCTGTCATGGGGAGCCATTGCATTGGTCCCAGTTGGGGGTGAAGTTCTTCCTATGCTAATGGCTTGCATTCTAATGAGCAACATTGGTGCATCCATCACAGAAGTTGCAAAAGATGCTCTTATTGCAGAGTACAGCCAAAAACACAAATTGGGTGGTCTCCAAACCTATGCTTTCATGGCTCTAGCTGCAGGGGGGTTATTAGGAAACctgttgggtgggtttttctTATCGAAAACACAACAAACCAGGGCcatgtttctcttattttctctgtTACTATCGGTTCAACTTGCAGTTTCCTTAAATGCAAGGGAGGATTCCCTCAGTTTGCCACAACCATCAGAGCACCATCTCATTAGGAATTCTCTCTCTGAAAACCTACACAAACAATTCTCCAATCTTCTTACTGCAATCAGTGAAGAGAGTATCTCCCGTCCTCTCATCTGGATTGTAGCTTCTATTGCTGTGGTTCCAATTTTGTCAGGTACTACCTTCTGCTACCAAACACAATGTCTAAAGCTTGATCCTTCAATCATCGGGATGTCTAAAGTGATTGGTCAGTTCATGCTTATATCCGCAACTGTAATGTACAATCGCTATTGGaaaactgttcccatgaggaaATTGATGGGCACAGTGCAGAGTGTATATGCAGCCTCCCTTCTCCTAGACTTGGTGCTAGTAAAGCAGATCAATCTTAAGCTGGGAATTCCAAATGAAGCCTATGTCCTATGCATGTCAGGTTTAGCAGAAACCATTGCTCAATTTAAGCTTCTTCCTTTCTCAGTGCTGTTTGCGAATTTATGTCCACCAGGATGTGAAGGATCGCTCACTTCATTTTTAGCTTCAGCGCTTTGTTTATCATCCATTATCAGTGGGTTTATGGGTGTGGGTTTGGCATCTCTCATTGGAATTTCATATAGTGATTACACTAGCTtgcctatgggcattatgctacAATTTCTTGCCGCTTTGTTACCTATGGGTTTGATATCTTCTGTACCCATGTCACAATCAAtagcaaagggaagaagaagaggcgtGAGTAAAAGAAGTAGGAGAAATAGAAGAGTAGGAAGAATGGCATTGGATTCTGTTTATGCATACCGGCGCCTGAGAGAATACGAGACAGAAAAGTGA